A window of the Cucurbita pepo subsp. pepo cultivar mu-cu-16 chromosome LG01, ASM280686v2, whole genome shotgun sequence genome harbors these coding sequences:
- the LOC111802105 gene encoding nuclear transcription factor Y subunit B-1-like isoform X3 → MADPPTSPAGGSHESGGEQSPHTGGVREQDRYLPIANISRIMKKALPANGKIAKDAKDTVQECVSEFISFITSEASDKCQKEKRKTINGDDLLWAMATLGFEDYIDPLKSYLTRYRECDAKGSSRGGEESAKRDAVGALPGQNSQQYLQPGALTYINTQFEEPGYPKGYEYKSSPWRHT, encoded by the exons ATGGCGGACCCTCCTACTAGTCCTGCCGGCGGTAGCCATGAGAGCGGCGGTGAGCAGAGCCCCCACACTGGCGGCGTTCGCGAGCAGGACCGTTACCTTCCGATCGCTAACATCAGTCGGATCATGAAGAAGGCCTTGCCTGCTAATGGCAAGATCGCCAAGGATGCTAAGGATACCGTCCAAGAATGCGTCTCCGAATTCATTAGCTTTATCACTAGCGA GGCGAGTGATAAGTGCCAgaaggagaagaggaagacTATTAATGGCGATGATTTGCTTTGGGCCATGGCAACGTTGGGTTTCGAGGATTATATTGATCCGCTTAAGTCGTACCTTACTAGGTACCGTGAG TGTGATGCGAAAGGATCTTCGAGGGGTGGTGAAGAATCTGCTAAAAGAGATGCAGTTGGAGCCTTGCCTGGTCAAAATTCCCAG CAGTACTTGCAGCCAGGAGCATTGACCTACATTAACACTCAA TTCGAAGAACCAGGGTATCCTAAAGGTTATGAGTACAAATCTTCTCCATGGCGGCATACATGA
- the LOC111802105 gene encoding nuclear transcription factor Y subunit B-1-like isoform X1 — translation MADPPTSPAGGSHESGGEQSPHTGGVREQDRYLPIANISRIMKKALPANGKIAKDAKDTVQECVSEFISFITSEASDKCQKEKRKTINGDDLLWAMATLGFEDYIDPLKSYLTRYRELECDAKGSSRGGEESAKRDAVGALPGQNSQQYLQPGALTYINTQFEEPGYPKGYEYKSSPWRHT, via the exons ATGGCGGACCCTCCTACTAGTCCTGCCGGCGGTAGCCATGAGAGCGGCGGTGAGCAGAGCCCCCACACTGGCGGCGTTCGCGAGCAGGACCGTTACCTTCCGATCGCTAACATCAGTCGGATCATGAAGAAGGCCTTGCCTGCTAATGGCAAGATCGCCAAGGATGCTAAGGATACCGTCCAAGAATGCGTCTCCGAATTCATTAGCTTTATCACTAGCGA GGCGAGTGATAAGTGCCAgaaggagaagaggaagacTATTAATGGCGATGATTTGCTTTGGGCCATGGCAACGTTGGGTTTCGAGGATTATATTGATCCGCTTAAGTCGTACCTTACTAGGTACCGTGAG TTGGAG TGTGATGCGAAAGGATCTTCGAGGGGTGGTGAAGAATCTGCTAAAAGAGATGCAGTTGGAGCCTTGCCTGGTCAAAATTCCCAG CAGTACTTGCAGCCAGGAGCATTGACCTACATTAACACTCAA TTCGAAGAACCAGGGTATCCTAAAGGTTATGAGTACAAATCTTCTCCATGGCGGCATACATGA
- the LOC111802105 gene encoding nuclear transcription factor Y subunit B-1-like isoform X7 — MADPPTSPAGGSHESGGEQSPHTGGVREQDRYLPIANISRIMKKALPANGKIAKDAKDTVQECVSEFISFITSEASDKCQKEKRKTINGDDLLWAMATLGFEDYIDPLKSYLTRYRELECDAKGSSRGGEESAKRDAVGALPGQNSQQYLQPGALTYINTQGQHFDHSFNAE, encoded by the exons ATGGCGGACCCTCCTACTAGTCCTGCCGGCGGTAGCCATGAGAGCGGCGGTGAGCAGAGCCCCCACACTGGCGGCGTTCGCGAGCAGGACCGTTACCTTCCGATCGCTAACATCAGTCGGATCATGAAGAAGGCCTTGCCTGCTAATGGCAAGATCGCCAAGGATGCTAAGGATACCGTCCAAGAATGCGTCTCCGAATTCATTAGCTTTATCACTAGCGA GGCGAGTGATAAGTGCCAgaaggagaagaggaagacTATTAATGGCGATGATTTGCTTTGGGCCATGGCAACGTTGGGTTTCGAGGATTATATTGATCCGCTTAAGTCGTACCTTACTAGGTACCGTGAG TTGGAG TGTGATGCGAAAGGATCTTCGAGGGGTGGTGAAGAATCTGCTAAAAGAGATGCAGTTGGAGCCTTGCCTGGTCAAAATTCCCAG CAGTACTTGCAGCCAGGAGCATTGACCTACATTAACACTCAA GGACAGCATTTTGATCACTCCTTCAATGCAGAATAA
- the LOC111802105 gene encoding nuclear transcription factor Y subunit B-1-like isoform X2, with protein sequence MADPPTSPAGGSHESGGEQSPHTGGVREQDRYLPIANISRIMKKALPANGKIAKDAKDTVQECVSEFISFITSEASDKCQKEKRKTINGDDLLWAMATLGFEDYIDPLKSYLTRYRELECDAKGSSRGGEESAKRDAVGALPGQNSQYLQPGALTYINTQFEEPGYPKGYEYKSSPWRHT encoded by the exons ATGGCGGACCCTCCTACTAGTCCTGCCGGCGGTAGCCATGAGAGCGGCGGTGAGCAGAGCCCCCACACTGGCGGCGTTCGCGAGCAGGACCGTTACCTTCCGATCGCTAACATCAGTCGGATCATGAAGAAGGCCTTGCCTGCTAATGGCAAGATCGCCAAGGATGCTAAGGATACCGTCCAAGAATGCGTCTCCGAATTCATTAGCTTTATCACTAGCGA GGCGAGTGATAAGTGCCAgaaggagaagaggaagacTATTAATGGCGATGATTTGCTTTGGGCCATGGCAACGTTGGGTTTCGAGGATTATATTGATCCGCTTAAGTCGTACCTTACTAGGTACCGTGAG TTGGAG TGTGATGCGAAAGGATCTTCGAGGGGTGGTGAAGAATCTGCTAAAAGAGATGCAGTTGGAGCCTTGCCTGGTCAAAATTCCCAG TACTTGCAGCCAGGAGCATTGACCTACATTAACACTCAA TTCGAAGAACCAGGGTATCCTAAAGGTTATGAGTACAAATCTTCTCCATGGCGGCATACATGA
- the LOC111802105 gene encoding nuclear transcription factor Y subunit B-1-like isoform X10 translates to MADPPTSPAGGSHESGGEQSPHTGGVREQDRYLPIANISRIMKKALPANGKIAKDAKDTVQECVSEFISFITSEASDKCQKEKRKTINGDDLLWAMATLGFEDYIDPLKSYLTRYRELECDAKGSSRGGEESAKRDAVGALPGQNSQYLQPGALTYINTQGQHFDHSFNAE, encoded by the exons ATGGCGGACCCTCCTACTAGTCCTGCCGGCGGTAGCCATGAGAGCGGCGGTGAGCAGAGCCCCCACACTGGCGGCGTTCGCGAGCAGGACCGTTACCTTCCGATCGCTAACATCAGTCGGATCATGAAGAAGGCCTTGCCTGCTAATGGCAAGATCGCCAAGGATGCTAAGGATACCGTCCAAGAATGCGTCTCCGAATTCATTAGCTTTATCACTAGCGA GGCGAGTGATAAGTGCCAgaaggagaagaggaagacTATTAATGGCGATGATTTGCTTTGGGCCATGGCAACGTTGGGTTTCGAGGATTATATTGATCCGCTTAAGTCGTACCTTACTAGGTACCGTGAG TTGGAG TGTGATGCGAAAGGATCTTCGAGGGGTGGTGAAGAATCTGCTAAAAGAGATGCAGTTGGAGCCTTGCCTGGTCAAAATTCCCAG TACTTGCAGCCAGGAGCATTGACCTACATTAACACTCAA GGACAGCATTTTGATCACTCCTTCAATGCAGAATAA
- the LOC111802105 gene encoding nuclear transcription factor Y subunit B-1-like isoform X6 has product MADPPTSPAGGSHESGGEQSPHTGGVREQDRYLPIANISRIMKKALPANGKIAKDAKDTVQECVSEFISFITSEASDKCQKEKRKTINGDDLLWAMATLGFEDYIDPLKSYLTRYRELECDAKGSSRGGEESAKRDAVGALPGQNSQQYLQPGALTYINTQFDYSGKKISWS; this is encoded by the exons ATGGCGGACCCTCCTACTAGTCCTGCCGGCGGTAGCCATGAGAGCGGCGGTGAGCAGAGCCCCCACACTGGCGGCGTTCGCGAGCAGGACCGTTACCTTCCGATCGCTAACATCAGTCGGATCATGAAGAAGGCCTTGCCTGCTAATGGCAAGATCGCCAAGGATGCTAAGGATACCGTCCAAGAATGCGTCTCCGAATTCATTAGCTTTATCACTAGCGA GGCGAGTGATAAGTGCCAgaaggagaagaggaagacTATTAATGGCGATGATTTGCTTTGGGCCATGGCAACGTTGGGTTTCGAGGATTATATTGATCCGCTTAAGTCGTACCTTACTAGGTACCGTGAG TTGGAG TGTGATGCGAAAGGATCTTCGAGGGGTGGTGAAGAATCTGCTAAAAGAGATGCAGTTGGAGCCTTGCCTGGTCAAAATTCCCAG CAGTACTTGCAGCCAGGAGCATTGACCTACATTAACACTCAA TTTGATTACTCAGGAAAGAAGATTTCATGGTCTTGA
- the LOC111802105 gene encoding nuclear transcription factor Y subunit B-1-like isoform X5, whose product MADPPTSPAGGSHESGGEQSPHTGGVREQDRYLPIANISRIMKKALPANGKIAKDAKDTVQECVSEFISFITSEASDKCQKEKRKTINGDDLLWAMATLGFEDYIDPLKSYLTRYRELECDAKGSSRGGEESAKRDAVGALPGQNSQQYLQPGALTYINTQERRFHGLEKLSA is encoded by the exons ATGGCGGACCCTCCTACTAGTCCTGCCGGCGGTAGCCATGAGAGCGGCGGTGAGCAGAGCCCCCACACTGGCGGCGTTCGCGAGCAGGACCGTTACCTTCCGATCGCTAACATCAGTCGGATCATGAAGAAGGCCTTGCCTGCTAATGGCAAGATCGCCAAGGATGCTAAGGATACCGTCCAAGAATGCGTCTCCGAATTCATTAGCTTTATCACTAGCGA GGCGAGTGATAAGTGCCAgaaggagaagaggaagacTATTAATGGCGATGATTTGCTTTGGGCCATGGCAACGTTGGGTTTCGAGGATTATATTGATCCGCTTAAGTCGTACCTTACTAGGTACCGTGAG TTGGAG TGTGATGCGAAAGGATCTTCGAGGGGTGGTGAAGAATCTGCTAAAAGAGATGCAGTTGGAGCCTTGCCTGGTCAAAATTCCCAG CAGTACTTGCAGCCAGGAGCATTGACCTACATTAACACTCAA GAAAGAAGATTTCATGGTCTTGAAAAATTGTCTGCATAA
- the LOC111802105 gene encoding nuclear transcription factor Y subunit B-1-like isoform X4, with protein MADPPTSPAGGSHESGGEQSPHTGGVREQDRYLPIANISRIMKKALPANGKIAKDAKDTVQECVSEFISFITSEASDKCQKEKRKTINGDDLLWAMATLGFEDYIDPLKSYLTRYRELECDAKGSSRGGEESAKRDAVGALPGQNSQYLQPGALTYINTQVIISPLSTFQHAI; from the exons ATGGCGGACCCTCCTACTAGTCCTGCCGGCGGTAGCCATGAGAGCGGCGGTGAGCAGAGCCCCCACACTGGCGGCGTTCGCGAGCAGGACCGTTACCTTCCGATCGCTAACATCAGTCGGATCATGAAGAAGGCCTTGCCTGCTAATGGCAAGATCGCCAAGGATGCTAAGGATACCGTCCAAGAATGCGTCTCCGAATTCATTAGCTTTATCACTAGCGA GGCGAGTGATAAGTGCCAgaaggagaagaggaagacTATTAATGGCGATGATTTGCTTTGGGCCATGGCAACGTTGGGTTTCGAGGATTATATTGATCCGCTTAAGTCGTACCTTACTAGGTACCGTGAG TTGGAG TGTGATGCGAAAGGATCTTCGAGGGGTGGTGAAGAATCTGCTAAAAGAGATGCAGTTGGAGCCTTGCCTGGTCAAAATTCCCAG TACTTGCAGCCAGGAGCATTGACCTACATTAACACTCAAGTAATAATCTCTCCTCTCTCAACTTTTCAACACGCTATTTAG
- the LOC111802105 gene encoding nuclear transcription factor Y subunit B-1-like isoform X9 gives MADPPTSPAGGSHESGGEQSPHTGGVREQDRYLPIANISRIMKKALPANGKIAKDAKDTVQECVSEFISFITSEASDKCQKEKRKTINGDDLLWAMATLGFEDYIDPLKSYLTRYRELECDAKGSSRGGEESAKRDAVGALPGQNSQYLQPGALTYINTQFDYSGKKISWS, from the exons ATGGCGGACCCTCCTACTAGTCCTGCCGGCGGTAGCCATGAGAGCGGCGGTGAGCAGAGCCCCCACACTGGCGGCGTTCGCGAGCAGGACCGTTACCTTCCGATCGCTAACATCAGTCGGATCATGAAGAAGGCCTTGCCTGCTAATGGCAAGATCGCCAAGGATGCTAAGGATACCGTCCAAGAATGCGTCTCCGAATTCATTAGCTTTATCACTAGCGA GGCGAGTGATAAGTGCCAgaaggagaagaggaagacTATTAATGGCGATGATTTGCTTTGGGCCATGGCAACGTTGGGTTTCGAGGATTATATTGATCCGCTTAAGTCGTACCTTACTAGGTACCGTGAG TTGGAG TGTGATGCGAAAGGATCTTCGAGGGGTGGTGAAGAATCTGCTAAAAGAGATGCAGTTGGAGCCTTGCCTGGTCAAAATTCCCAG TACTTGCAGCCAGGAGCATTGACCTACATTAACACTCAA TTTGATTACTCAGGAAAGAAGATTTCATGGTCTTGA
- the LOC111802105 gene encoding nuclear transcription factor Y subunit B-1-like isoform X8 — translation MADPPTSPAGGSHESGGEQSPHTGGVREQDRYLPIANISRIMKKALPANGKIAKDAKDTVQECVSEFISFITSEASDKCQKEKRKTINGDDLLWAMATLGFEDYIDPLKSYLTRYRELECDAKGSSRGGEESAKRDAVGALPGQNSQYLQPGALTYINTQERRFHGLEKLSA, via the exons ATGGCGGACCCTCCTACTAGTCCTGCCGGCGGTAGCCATGAGAGCGGCGGTGAGCAGAGCCCCCACACTGGCGGCGTTCGCGAGCAGGACCGTTACCTTCCGATCGCTAACATCAGTCGGATCATGAAGAAGGCCTTGCCTGCTAATGGCAAGATCGCCAAGGATGCTAAGGATACCGTCCAAGAATGCGTCTCCGAATTCATTAGCTTTATCACTAGCGA GGCGAGTGATAAGTGCCAgaaggagaagaggaagacTATTAATGGCGATGATTTGCTTTGGGCCATGGCAACGTTGGGTTTCGAGGATTATATTGATCCGCTTAAGTCGTACCTTACTAGGTACCGTGAG TTGGAG TGTGATGCGAAAGGATCTTCGAGGGGTGGTGAAGAATCTGCTAAAAGAGATGCAGTTGGAGCCTTGCCTGGTCAAAATTCCCAG TACTTGCAGCCAGGAGCATTGACCTACATTAACACTCAA GAAAGAAGATTTCATGGTCTTGAAAAATTGTCTGCATAA